ATCAAAAACGCGCGCGCAATAAATGCAACGCTGCCCGGGCCGGTCCAGGCCCATACCGGATTCATCTGGCCCAACAGGGTGAGCAGATAAAACAGCTTGATCACCTCTGCGGCAAACAGGCCGGCAAACACGGCAAAGCTCTGCGCGCGATAAACATGCAGCGCAAACAGCGCGGCAAAGATTGCCAGGAATGCCGCAATCCCAAAGGCAATGCCGGCAGAAGTGGTGTTCGAAATGAGCAGTTCGGGCATGAGGCGCGCTGGGCGATTAACTTCTCAAAGTTAGAATAGAATTCTGAAAGTGTCTCGCCCACGGAAATGAAATCCCACAGAAAAGGCTTTTGCTTTTTTGTGGGATTTCCATTTTTGTGAGCGGAGTTTAAAGCGGCTCAAGAAGTTTCAATTTTCAGTTTGACTGAAAAACGGCATAGACGCTAACAGATTCAAATAAACAGTTGATGCGAATCTCGTCCCAAAAACAAAAACTCCCACAGACGCGAGTTCATGGTTTCTGCGGGAGTCAACATGTTTGCATGCGCGTCATTAATCATCAAGCCAGCCGGTAACCGGTTGATAGGCGCGAAAATTTCCTGAAGGGATTTGCGGCAAGCCCTCGCTCGGCAAATTCAAGAGGTAGGCCCAGGCGTTGATCGGGCCGGAAGCGGTGGCCACGGAAATGATTTTTCGAATCGACAAACTGCGCTCGGGTTGATCGGGCCAGTAGCCCTCGATGAGATCAAGCGTCTCAAAAAAAATCTCGGGATCGTGCAGCTCGTACAATTCGCCGTAAACCACGCCGCCGTTTTGGCTCGCAATCATGCCGGGGAAAGCGCCGACATCGTACAAAACGCCGGCAGCTTCCGCCTTGCCGATAAAGCTCGCTTTGTCAGGATTATTCAGAAAATCAGCGCGTTCCAAACCGCGCATCAACAAACCATAAACAAAAAGAAAATTCGTTTCAATGGGGGAAGCATTCTTCTGCCGCGGCCGCAGAATGCCGTTTCGTTTGGTATCGCCAGTAAATAGCATGGAAGATCCGACCACGTTCGTTCTCAAAAACCGGCGAAAAGGTAATCATCTCCCCTCACGATGTCAAGGGCTTTGATCAGAACGTCGCCGCGACTTCGACAAGCTCCAGGCTTAAATGCGCGGAAGGATAGATTTGTTTGATGATGCGGTGAGGATAGGCGGTGTCGAGCAGCAGAATCCAGCGCGCTTTGCCGGAGAATCCCTCGACGCGAAAGCATTGAAACGCGCCGGCCGGCACGGTCACGGTTTCGGTTTTGGAAATCCAGCCGCGCGCCAGGCTTTCTTCATTATCAAAGGCATTGTAGATCGGGAAGGTGAGCATTTGGCCGACGGATAAATGGCTGGCGCGCACGAGATGCTGCACGGCGTAAATGTCTGCCGCGTCGCGATTGAGCCGTTTGTTGATGGCAAAGCTTCCGCCGAAACCTTCGGGGCGCTTGACTTCACCGGTGACGGCGTATTCATGATATTCCAGCCGGCATTCTTGCAAGAATTCGTGTTCGGAAACCATCGTATGCTGCAACAGCGGCCGCAGCGTGGAATCGGCCTTGAGTGTGAATTTGCTGGAACGTTCGAACAAGCCGGTGGTTGACTCGGCAATGTGAATCAGGTTGGCGGTGCTGTCATGCACAATGGTGATGATGGCTTCGCCGAAGACTCGCTGGCCCGAGACCAGGCGATAACGCAGAATATCATCCACCAAAATGCGCGCATTAAAACGCGGCGAGGCCGTTTGCGCCGGCAAGAATTGCGGTGTGAGTAGAAGCAGCATAAGCAAACTGAAACGCAGCCAAGCTACCAGTGGGCAACCAAAAACGTTCACGCCGCCAACAAAATTGCGGCGAGGCGGGCAAACACATGTGCAGGCAACGGACATAAGAATCTCCTCTTCATCCTTAAAGAGTTGTGGGATTGGGCATTTTGCCGTACAACACGAGCTTTATTGAGAACTAACACCGTGAATCGCCGTCTATACTTTAGCATCAAACGCGTGCTCTTGCCGACGCAGCGCGCGAGGATGGTTCTGAGCAAAAGCGCTTGTAGCTTTTGCGAAACAAGTTTATGCACCATGTCGCGATTTATGAAATCATAAATTTTGAGGATCGGGTTTGCATGTTTGGCTTTTCGATGAGAATTATCAAAAGCTTGGTACAGGAACGCATGTTCCCCAAAAATATTTTACAAAAATTTATTCGTCGTTTCCGCAAGTTGTCAGGGTGACTGTACAATTTAATCATTGTATAATTCGCTGGCGGTGAGAATCATCTTGGCTTCACGTTTTCGACTTCTTCACCTGGCATTGCCAACCCTCACATTCTGCCAGAAAATACATCTTCGTTGAAATATCGTCGATAAATCGTTCGCAGGATCGCCGTCGAGGAGATACTAATAGCTCGACGCCGCCAGCCGCCGATAAAGAATTTTGCATGACGGCAAGCGCCGTTCAGCAGTCGCGTTGTTGACAATCGAGTAATCATTTAATATATTTGCCGGTCGTTCTGCCAGATGCCTTTAATTCAATGACGGGGCATTGCGCGACTGGCATCACGAACTTCAACTTTGGCGGAATGCTATGAGAGACACACGATTAACCCGTTTGGCGGAGGTATTAACCCGACACTCCACGCGTTTGGAAAAAGGCCAGCGCGTCTTGATTGAAGCTTACGATGTGCCTGAAATATTCGTCGCCGAGCTGATCGAAGCGGCGGTTCGTTGCGGCGCCCTGCCGATTGTCGAAACCAAGCACAATCAGGTTTTGCGCCAGATGTATCGCAAATATGGCGAAGACGCATTCAAGCTGTTGGGTGATATCGAAAAATACCGCATGTCCAAAATGGACGCCTACATCGGCGTGCGCGGCAGCCACAATATCTGCGAGATGTCCGACGTGCCGGCGCTCAACATGCGGCATTTGCAGAAACACATTTTTCAGCCGGTGCATCACGATATTCGCTTGAAGACGAAATGGGTGGTGTTGCGCTATCCCAATTCTTCCATGGCGCAACAGGCGGGCATGAGCACCGAGGCTTTCGAGAATTTTTATTTCGATGTCTGCACCATGGATTACGGCCGCATGTCGCATGCCATGCAGGCGCTGAAAGAATTCATGGAACGCACCGATCGCGTGCGTATCGTTGGGCCCGGCACGGATTTAGAATTCAGCATCAAAGGCATTCCCGCGGTGCCGTGCGGCGGCGAATTCAACATTCCCGACGGCGAATGCTTCACTGCGCCGGTGCGGGATTCGGTGAACGGTTATATTCACTTCAACACCCCAACGATTTACCAGGGCGTGGCGTTTTCCGATATCGAATTCACGTTCAAAGACGGCAAGATCGTCAAAGCCACGGCGGATAAAACCGCGCGCTTGAACGAAATTCTCGACACCGATGAAGGCGCGCGCTATGTCGGCGAGTTCTCATTCGGCTTCAATCCTTACATCAAAAAGCCGATGCTCGATATTCTGTTCGATGAAAAGATTGCCGGCTCGTTTCATTTCACTCCCGGCAATGCTTACGAACAAGCGGACAACGGCAATCGCAGCCAGGTGCATTG
This portion of the Cytophagia bacterium CHB2 genome encodes:
- a CDS encoding gamma-glutamylcyclotransferase; translation: MLFTGDTKRNGILRPRQKNASPIETNFLFVYGLLMRGLERADFLNNPDKASFIGKAEAAGVLYDVGAFPGMIASQNGGVVYGELYELHDPEIFFETLDLIEGYWPDQPERSLSIRKIISVATASGPINAWAYLLNLPSEGLPQIPSGNFRAYQPVTGWLDD
- a CDS encoding DUF3108 domain-containing protein; the encoded protein is MLLLLTPQFLPAQTASPRFNARILVDDILRYRLVSGQRVFGEAIITIVHDSTANLIHIAESTTGLFERSSKFTLKADSTLRPLLQHTMVSEHEFLQECRLEYHEYAVTGEVKRPEGFGGSFAINKRLNRDAADIYAVQHLVRASHLSVGQMLTFPIYNAFDNEESLARGWISKTETVTVPAGAFQCFRVEGFSGKARWILLLDTAYPHRIIKQIYPSAHLSLELVEVAATF
- a CDS encoding aminopeptidase; this encodes MRDTRLTRLAEVLTRHSTRLEKGQRVLIEAYDVPEIFVAELIEAAVRCGALPIVETKHNQVLRQMYRKYGEDAFKLLGDIEKYRMSKMDAYIGVRGSHNICEMSDVPALNMRHLQKHIFQPVHHDIRLKTKWVVLRYPNSSMAQQAGMSTEAFENFYFDVCTMDYGRMSHAMQALKEFMERTDRVRIVGPGTDLEFSIKGIPAVPCGGEFNIPDGECFTAPVRDSVNGYIHFNTPTIYQGVAFSDIEFTFKDGKIVKATADKTARLNEILDTDEGARYVGEFSFGFNPYIKKPMLDILFDEKIAGSFHFTPGNAYEQADNGNRSQVHWDLVMIQTPEYGGGQIYCDEVLVRRDGKFVIPELLALNPENLIGGSNGRKPRYRIAEDEPLEEVYA